A region from the Xiphias gladius isolate SHS-SW01 ecotype Sanya breed wild chromosome 20, ASM1685928v1, whole genome shotgun sequence genome encodes:
- the LOC120805996 gene encoding GRAM domain-containing protein 2B-like isoform X1, with protein sequence MVLMTEQADRPLTPLSAPEQLFSRDSQRNRSTSEAEHGGEGRHRRRGRSPSDLRLCLDAESDPSESRKKPASLRLKPVEQLSPLLSPSDFETKFERKKSQPSQLSKTNAQYHKLFKEVSKDELLKQSYTCALQKDMLYQGKMFVSDNWICFHSKVFGRDTKISIPAISVTFIKKTKTALLVPNALVIETTSDQHVFVSFLSRNTTYKLLKSICIHLEVDKTCDNPVSSSCENSFRVNCTSSLPLDFSGDFSDLDGVVQQRRQEMMESSSSGSQTPDYDKITEFPGLPDTFLSAVKSAEVSVHADIHLQTPGQKHRAALNNGSTMPTCRVMLKDKPSQPVSLHVILLIYLVLVSVLVLSSCYMAFKIVALEHRLNSLVSLGEHIQNENGVSHRTQDEVNAEIYGELSTNLFKLEKIQRNLRKLLEET encoded by the exons ATGGTGCTGATGACCGAGCAGGCGGACAGACCCCTGACCCCGTTATCCGCCCCGGAGCAACTTTTCAGCAGGGACTCCCAGAGGAATCGGTCGAC GTCTGAAGCGGAGCACGGAGGCGAGGGGAGGCACCGGAGACGCGGGCGGTCCCCCTCGGACCTCCGTCTTTGTCTGGACGCGGAGTCGGACCCCTCGGAGAGCAGGAAGAAACCGGCCAGCTTGAG ACTGAAACCTGTGGAGCAGCTTTCACCATTGCTGAGTCCAAGTGACTTTGAAACGAAGTTTGAAAGGAAGAAGTCGCAGCCCAGCCAG TTATCAAAGACAAATGCCCAGTATCATAAGTTGTTCAAGGAAGTCAGCAAGGATGAGTTACTCAAACAGA GTTACACTTGTGCCCTGCAGAAAGACATGTTATATCAGGGCAAAATGTTTGTCTCTGATAACTGGATCTGTTTCCACTCCAAAGTCTTTGGAAGAGATACCAAG ATCTCAATCCCGGCGATTTCCGtgacatttatcaaaaaaaccaaaactgcatTATTAGTGCCAAACGCCCTGGTGATTGAAACTACAAGTGACCAG CATGTATttgtctccttcctctctcgAAACACCACCTACAAACTTCTGAAATCCATCTGCATTCATTTGGAG GTGGATAAGACCTGTGACAACCCCGTTTCTTCCTCCTGTGAAAATAGCTTCAGAGTCAACTGCACATCGTCGCTTCCTCTG GACTTCTCTGGAGACTTCTCTGACCTGGACGGGGTTGTGCAGCAGAGACGGCAGGAGATgatggagagcagcagctcggGGTCTCAGACTCCAGATTATGACAAAATAACTG AATTCCCCGGGCTCCCAGACACATTCCTAAGTGCAGTGAAGAGTGCAGAGGTTTCGGTCCACGCGGATATTCACCTCCAGACTCCAGGCCAAAAGCACAGAGCTGCCCTCAACAACG GGTCAACCATGCCAACCTGCAGAGTCATGCTCAAAGACAAACCCTCACAGCCCGTGTCGCTGCACGTCATCCTCCTAATCTATTTGGTTTT AGTTAGTGTTCTTGTCTTGTCCTCCTGTTACATGGCTTTCAAGATTGTGGCTCTTGAGCATCGTCTGAACTCCTTGGTGTCCCTGGGGGAACACATTCAAAACGA AAATGGAGTGAGCCACAGGACCCAGGATGAAGTGAACGCTGAGATCTACGGAGAACTTTCTACCAACCTGTTCAAGCTAGAAAAG ATTCAAAGAAACCTCCGGAAGCTACTTGAAGAGACTTAA
- the LOC120805996 gene encoding GRAM domain-containing protein 2B-like isoform X2, with protein sequence MVLMTEQADRPLTPLSAPEQLFSRDSQRNRSTSEAEHGGEGRHRRRGRSPSDLRLCLDAESDPSESRKKPASLRLKPVEQLSPLLSPSDFETKFERKKSQPSQLSKTNAQYHKLFKEVSKDELLKQSYTCALQKDMLYQGKMFVSDNWICFHSKVFGRDTKISIPAISVTFIKKTKTALLVPNALVIETTSDQHVFVSFLSRNTTYKLLKSICIHLEVDKTCDNPVSSSCENSFRVNCTSSLPLDFSGDFSDLDGVVQQRRQEMMESSSSGSQTPDYDKITEFPGLPDTFLSAVKSAEVSVHADIHLQTPGQKHRAALNNGSTMPTCRVMLKDKPSQPVSLHVILLIYLVLLWLLSIV encoded by the exons ATGGTGCTGATGACCGAGCAGGCGGACAGACCCCTGACCCCGTTATCCGCCCCGGAGCAACTTTTCAGCAGGGACTCCCAGAGGAATCGGTCGAC GTCTGAAGCGGAGCACGGAGGCGAGGGGAGGCACCGGAGACGCGGGCGGTCCCCCTCGGACCTCCGTCTTTGTCTGGACGCGGAGTCGGACCCCTCGGAGAGCAGGAAGAAACCGGCCAGCTTGAG ACTGAAACCTGTGGAGCAGCTTTCACCATTGCTGAGTCCAAGTGACTTTGAAACGAAGTTTGAAAGGAAGAAGTCGCAGCCCAGCCAG TTATCAAAGACAAATGCCCAGTATCATAAGTTGTTCAAGGAAGTCAGCAAGGATGAGTTACTCAAACAGA GTTACACTTGTGCCCTGCAGAAAGACATGTTATATCAGGGCAAAATGTTTGTCTCTGATAACTGGATCTGTTTCCACTCCAAAGTCTTTGGAAGAGATACCAAG ATCTCAATCCCGGCGATTTCCGtgacatttatcaaaaaaaccaaaactgcatTATTAGTGCCAAACGCCCTGGTGATTGAAACTACAAGTGACCAG CATGTATttgtctccttcctctctcgAAACACCACCTACAAACTTCTGAAATCCATCTGCATTCATTTGGAG GTGGATAAGACCTGTGACAACCCCGTTTCTTCCTCCTGTGAAAATAGCTTCAGAGTCAACTGCACATCGTCGCTTCCTCTG GACTTCTCTGGAGACTTCTCTGACCTGGACGGGGTTGTGCAGCAGAGACGGCAGGAGATgatggagagcagcagctcggGGTCTCAGACTCCAGATTATGACAAAATAACTG AATTCCCCGGGCTCCCAGACACATTCCTAAGTGCAGTGAAGAGTGCAGAGGTTTCGGTCCACGCGGATATTCACCTCCAGACTCCAGGCCAAAAGCACAGAGCTGCCCTCAACAACG GGTCAACCATGCCAACCTGCAGAGTCATGCTCAAAGACAAACCCTCACAGCCCGTGTCGCTGCACGTCATCCTCCTAATCTATTTGGTTTT ATTGTGGCTCTTGAGCATCGTCTGA